Within the Hydrotalea sp. genome, the region ACCGCATTTTCAAATAAAATTTTTAACGAACGCGGTAATTGGGTAATCTCGGTGTTGAAAACATCCTTGGCGATTTTTGCAATCGGGTAATAATGGTAAGCCCCTGGTTGGTCGGTCGCAACCTGGAGCGTGGTTACAAAATTGGCAAAGGGATTTTTTGGTTGGTTGGTCATGTCTATATTCTCAAAAACAATTATAACATGTTTAAGGCATTTTTACCAATCAACGAAAGCCTCGCGGCATCTGCCCCTTCATCGCCTGCATCTGGCGCATCATCTGCGCCTGGTCCATCTTGCCGGCCTGCTTCATCATTTTTTGCGTGGTCATGAATTGTTTCAGCAGGCGGTTGACGTCGGCCAATTGCACGCCGGCCCCCTTGGCGATTCGGTTCTTGCGACTGGCCAAAATAATATCGGGGCGTTCGCGTTCGCGCGGCGTCATGGAATTAATAATCGCATCTTGGCGCGCAAACACCGTGTCGTCGAGGTTGGCATTCTGCAGGTTTTTAACATTCTGCGGCAATAACCCCTGGGGCAACATGCCCAAGATTTCCTTCATGCCGCCCATTTTTTTCATCTGGCGAATTTGTTTTTGCATGTCGACCAGGGTGAAAAGGCCTTTTTTAAACCGCGCCTCCATCTCGGCCATGTCGTCTTCATCGGCGGCGTCCTGCGCCCGCTCGACCAGGGCGACAATATCCCCCATGCCCAAAATTTGGCCGGCAACGCGCGCGCCGTCGAACAATTCCAATTTATCCGCACCCTCGCCCGTACCGACAAACCACAATGGGCAACCAGTTTCATGCGCCAGCGACAGGGCCGCGCCGCCGCGCGCATCGCCATCCATCCGCGTCATCATCGCCCCCGACAGGGACAATGGGTCGTTAAACCCCTTAGCGGTTTGAATCGCCGATTGGCCGCTTAAACCATCAAGCACCAGCAAGATTTCTTTCGGCTTGATGGTTTTTTTCAAACCAACCAATTCGTTCATTAATTCTTTATCCAGCGTCAGGCGACCAGCCGTGTCGAGCAGAAGATAATCGTAGCCATCTTGCTTCGCCGCCTTGACCGCGCGGTTGGCGATGGCGGTAACCTCCTCGCCGGCGACAATTTCTAAACTGGCGACATCATTTTTTTTGGCAAAGACCGCCAATTGCTCCTGCGCCGCCGGCCGATAAATATCAAGCGACGCCACCAGGGTTTTGCCCTTTTTATTTTTATCGAGCCATTTGGCCAATTTCACGGTGCTGGTGGTTTTGCCCGACCCTTGCAACCCGACCATCATCATAATATGCGGTGTAGTTTTTGGGTTGAGGAGTTTGTCGCGCGCCCCCGCCCCTTCCTTAGTCGCCAATAATTTTACCAAGGAATCATGGACGATTTTAACCACCGCGTCGCCCGGGCGAATCGATGCCAACACCTTTTGGCCAATCGCCTCGCCCCTTATATCCGCCAATAGGGTTGTAACCACCGGCAGGGCGACATCGGCCTCCAACAGGGCCAACCTGACCTCGGCCAGCATGTTATCGACGTCTTTTTCTGACAGCACGCCACGGCTGGTCAGTTGGCGAAATTGCGCCTGTAATTTTTTGCCCAGATTATCAAACATAATAAGCGGTTATGCACCGAACCCAATAAAAAATCAATATCGTTGCCCGCCAAGCCAAAACCTAAATCAGCGGTTTTTGCAATAATATAGAAGCAAGTGAAGTTTTATGGCCTGCATTCGTGCGAATTTACTTCGCACAAATAACATAAAAAAGCTGTGGGAGGCAAACACCGCGTAAGCGGTTTTTGCAAATCATATTGCCACCGCGTAAGCGGTTTTTGCAAATCATATTGCCACCGCGTAAGCGGTTTTTGCANNNNNNNNNNNNNNNNNNNNNNNNNNNNNNNNNNNNNNNNNNNNNNNNNNNNNNNNNNNNNNNNNNNNNNNNNNNNNNNNNNNNNNNNNNNNNNNNNNNNAATATATATGGTAAACCCCCTCCCCCAAAAAGGAGGGAGGAAATGGAGGAGGAGGCTAAGGGCGATAAACTTAAAAAGTTATCGCCCCGACGGCATTGATATGGGAATGCTAATCCAAAATTACAAGGCGGTAATTGTCTTTGTCCGAAAATAATTTTCGCAACATCTGATTGTTTAAAAAATGGCCGCCGTGCGCCGATTGATATTTGCCAATGATGCGATGCGGCGACAGGGCCAAATCGCCAACGATATCCAAAAATTTATGGCGCACGAATTCATCGGGGAAGCGTAAGCCGCCCGGGTTCAACACGCCATCATCGCCGGCCACCACCACATTGTCGTAGGTGCCACCGAGGCCAAGGTTGTTGGCCTTTAACAGGGCAACATCGGCCTCCATGCAAAATGTGCGCGCAGACGCAATATCTTGAAAAAAATAATCGCGACTGACCAGGCTTTTTAATCTATCCTTGCCGATCGCCTTCGCCGGGTAATTAATCGCGCAATCGATGTCCAAAAATTCGGCGGGGTCAAGGGTCGCGGTCATGCCCTTTTCCTGCACCTCAACCTGTTTGACAACTTGCAAATAGGTGCGGCGATAGGGCTTGCCATTGCGTTGCATGACCAAGCCAGCCTTGGTAAAGGGCGCAAAATAATCCTGCGCCGAACCATCAAGAATTGGCACCTCGTCATTATCGATTTTAATCAAGGCGTTATCAATGCCAAAGGCAAAAAGCGCGGCCATCAAATGCTCGACCGTGTTAACGCACACCCCGTCGTGGTTGGCAATGCGGGTCGAAAATTTTGCCGACACCACGTTGGAAAACAACGCGGGGACAATGGCATCTTTGCTTGGGTCGTTCTTTGCCACATCGGCGCGGCAAAATTTAATACCATGGTCGTGCGGCGCGGGTTCAATCGTCATGGTGGCCAACTTGCCATTATGCAGGCCAACCCCCTGCAACGTAACCTTTTCCTTCAGCGACCATTGATAGGGCGAATAAACCATATCGCCCGCCAGCAAACTGGGGAGCAAGGCAACATGCCCCACCGGTTGCGCCGACAGGGCGTCAACCATGCCATCAACAATCGGCAGAATCTTAATCGCCGATTTGACCGCGCCAGCAAAGGGCGCGCGGCCATTAACTGGGGCAACGCGGGCGGTGGCATCCGCATGGGCAAGGTTATTTAAATTATTCATAGATTAAATTATATACGATTCCATTCGATTTATAACCCGCCGAAATGTTAAATTATATGAAGCAACCTTAATCAATAACCATACGGTGCGCCACCCTCAAACATAGAAGCGTGCCCTCAAGCAGCGAAGC harbors:
- the ffh gene encoding signal recognition particle protein, producing MFDNLGKKLQAQFRQLTSRGVLSEKDVDNMLAEVRLALLEADVALPVVTTLLADIRGEAIGQKVLASIRPGDAVVKIVHDSLVKLLATKEGAGARDKLLNPKTTPHIMMMVGLQGSGKTTSTVKLAKWLDKNKKGKTLVASLDIYRPAAQEQLAVFAKKNDVASLEIVAGEEVTAIANRAVKAAKQDGYDYLLLDTAGRLTLDKELMNELVGLKKTIKPKEILLVLDGLSGQSAIQTAKGFNDPLSLSGAMMTRMDGDARGGAALSLAHETGCPLWFVGTGEGADKLELFDGARVAGQILGMGDIVALVERAQDAADEDDMAEMEARFKKGLFTLVDMQKQIRQMKKMGGMKEILGMLPQGLLPQNVKNLQNANLDDTVFARQDAIINSMTPRERERPDIILASRKNRIAKGAGVQLADVNRLLKQFMTTQKMMKQAGKMDQAQMMRQMQAMKGQMPRGFR
- the lpxC gene encoding UDP-3-O-acyl-N-acetylglucosamine deacetylase, which encodes MNNLNNLAHADATARVAPVNGRAPFAGAVKSAIKILPIVDGMVDALSAQPVGHVALLPSLLAGDMVYSPYQWSLKEKVTLQGVGLHNGKLATMTIEPAPHDHGIKFCRADVAKNDPSKDAIVPALFSNVVSAKFSTRIANHDGVCVNTVEHLMAALFAFGIDNALIKIDNDEVPILDGSAQDYFAPFTKAGLVMQRNGKPYRRTYLQVVKQVEVQEKGMTATLDPAEFLDIDCAINYPAKAIGKDRLKSLVSRDYFFQDIASARTFCMEADVALLKANNLGLGGTYDNVVVAGDDGVLNPGGLRFPDEFVRHKFLDIVGDLALSPHRIIGKYQSAHGGHFLNNQMLRKLFSDKDNYRLVILD